The genomic stretch CTGGATGCCGGGCGGCTCGCGGTGGGCATCGAGCTGCACGGCACGCTTCGCGGCGTGCTCACGGGTGTCACAGCCGATGGCACGCCGCGACTCGCCCCGGACCCGGCGCGTACCGCCAGCTTCGATGGAACGGCGGTGGTGCGCGCGCGGGGCCTGCGCTGGAGGCAGGACGCCCTGTCGCTCAACGTTCCCGCGCTGCATTGGCAGCTGGGCTCTCGCGTCGAAGGTCCCAAGCGAACCGTTCACAGTGACCTGCGCGTGGAGAAGCTCACGGTCGGAATGAGCGATCGGCGGCTGTCCTTCTCGGAGCTGACCAGCGACACCACTGCCAGCTTCACCGAGGCGCTGGAAGCGGACGACATCGAGCTGAAGCAGCACGTGAAGCTTCGCGCGCTCGAACAGAACCCGGCGCTGCCCTATCCGGTCCAGGACGTGGAAGCGACGTTCTCGGCGCGGCGCAAGCCCACGGGCGTCATCCACGTTCCCCAGCTCCAACTGACCAACGCGGGGACCCGCACCCATTTGAAGGTCCGGGGGCGGCTCGACCTCAGCGAGGACCGGCGCCGCCTGGGACTCCGGGGCGAGCTGTCGCAGGACATGGCCAGGCTCGCGCGACCCGGGATTCTGGAGGGAAGCGGCAAGGTCACCGTCGACTTCCGCGTGGGCTCACCCGACCTCGTCGTCTTCCGGACCATCTCCAACCTGCTCCTCCAGGACTTGAACCTGCGCCTGCCCGAGCAGGGGTTCGAGATTGAAGGGATGGACGGCAACGTCCCGCTCACCGAGAACCTCGAGTACAGCGAGGGACAGCTGCGGCTGCTGAGCGACATCGACGTGAACCCGTACCCGATGCTTCGTTTCGCCGACCAGCATCCCCTGCTCTCCCGCAGCGGGTATGTGTCCGCCAAACGCATCAGCACGCCGCTCGTCGCCGTCGCGCCCCTGGCGGGGAATCTGTCCATCGACCAGCACGTCGTCTCCATGACGCAGTTGGAGATGGGGGTTCGCGGTGGGCGCATCACCGGACAGTGGCTCCTGGACTGGCAAGGCAAGCACTCCACCCTGGAGGCCCGCGTGCGAGCCACCGGGGTCCAGTCGTCCCGAGGCGAGCCCTTCGACGGCAATGCCGCCGTGGTCATCTCCGCGAAGGACCGCAGCATCAATGGCCGCGCGGAGATTCTGCGCATTGGCAACCGCCACCTGCTGGACCTGCTCGACATCGAAGACCCCCGCCATGTCAACCCCGCCACCAACCGGGTCCGCTATGCCTTGCGGCTGGGCTACCCGGAGCACGTGCGGGTGAGCTTCAACCACGGCTTCGGCAGCCTGCGCATCACCATGGGCGGCCTGGCGAAGCTGCTCAGCATCGACGAAATCCGGGGCATCCCCATGGGCCCCATCGTCGACCAGCTCATCAAATCCATGACTCCTCCGGAGACCACGCCATGAAACACCGTGGGTTGCTGCTGTGGGCCGCCCTCGCCACGTCCGGGTGCATCAGCGCGCCGGAGATTGTCATGGTGGACCGCGCGACGGCGCTCGAGGAACAGGCCTCGGGCTCGTTCAAGGACGTGGAGCAGCGGCTGGCTCGCGCAGGCATGAACCCCACGCCGGTGCCATTCACACCCAATCAGTTGGAAGAGCTGGGCATCCAGCCCACGCCGCTGGTGGAGAACATCGGCAGGACGCCCGCGGACCGCGTTGACGACCTGCTGCGTCGCCACTGCGTGGGCGAAGGGCGGGACGGGCTGCTGGCGACGACCCGGCGCCGCTGCCAGGCCGGGCGCATGACAGCCGACGACATGGCCCTGGTCGAGCGGGTGAATCGCTCCCGTCAGTTGCTCTGGAAGTGGATGCGGTCGGCCCGCCCCGACGTCCCGGAAGTGACGCTGCGCCGGAACTGGCACAAGGTGCACGCGGAGGGCGTCGTCTGCGGCGGTTGGGTCGAGGCCGAGGATGGGACCTGGGGAGAGAAGCAGTGCTGACGCGGCGGAGACGGGGCGTCGTGGCCCTGGTGACGCTGATCGCGGGGAGCGTCTGGGCGCAGGACGATGAGAACGATGGAGGACTGCGCACGCCCACCCGGCTCACCGTGGGCGTGGGCGACCAGTTCCTGGGGCAGCTGACGCCTGACGGGAACACGTTGATCTTCGCGTCCAACCGCAGCATCGCGACCGAAATCTTCACGCAGGACCTGGAGCGCGGCCGCGAGCGCCGGCTGTTCGACGAAGGCGCGGATGTCACCTGGCCGCGCATCAGTCCCGACGGCAAGCACCTGCTCTACATCTCGTTCCGCAACCAGGCCGGTGGCCAGCTGTGCGTGCGCGAGCTGCCCACCGCGAAAGAGCGCCGGTGCCTCGAAGGAGACGCCAACGCCCTCCAGGCGGAGTGGATGGACGCCTCGCACATCGCGCTGGTGAGCCGGGCCACCATCCAGGGCGACCTTCACCTGTCGCGAGTCGAGCTGGGCGGCAAGTGGCGTGTGACGCCCCTGCTCGAGCGGAACCTGACCAGCCCGACCCTTTCCCCCGATGGGCGCTGGCTGGTGTACGTCCCCATCGAGCGCTCCGTGCGGCAGGTGGGCCCCGGCTTCGCCGCGCGCGCCGCGCCCCATCTGGAGGCGTTGCGCCTGGATGCCCCCGGCGCGAAGCCCGTCCCGCTGTCGCTCGACATCCCGGGGCAGACGGGACAGCCGGCGTTCTCCCGGGATGGGCGCTACCTGTACGTGGTGCAGTTCTTCACGGACTCGAATGCGGATGGCGTCATCGATGCCAGCGACAGCGGCGTGCTGTTCCGGGTGCCATTCGCGACGGAGCGTGACGACGCCGCCGAGCAAGCCGCCGCCGCCAATCCGGACCAGCTCACCAGCAAGTCCTGGAACTGCCAGTACCCGGCGCCCGCGACCACGTCTCTGGCGGCGACCTGTTCACGCTCGCAGTCCCTGGACGTGTACCAGATGCCGCTGGATGGCCAGGTCCCCAGTGCATGGGATGCGCGCCGGCTCAGCGAAGAGCTGAGGATGGTGGGCCGGCGCGCCGATGAGCTGCTCCTCTATCGCCACCGGCTGCTGCTCGAGACGCGCCCCAGGCTTCGCCGCCTGCTGATGATGCGCATGAGCATGCTGCACCTGGCCTCCGAGGACTTCAGCGCGGCGGAGTTCTACGCCCGCCACCTGGGCACGGTGAGCGACCCCGCCACCGCGGGCCTGGAGGAACCGCTCCGCATCCTCATCGACCACCGGCGCGCCATGAAGGAGCGCGAGCGGGGCCGCATGGTGGAGGAGCAGAGCGTCGCGGAGCAGAAGCGCATGGCCGCGCTGGATCCCGCGAACGCGCTCAGCCCCGCTGCCGCTGTCTTCCAGCACGTGGTGCGCAGTGAGCTGGCGGATGACGCAGGTGACTTCACGCGGGCCCGAAAGGAGCTGGAGGCGGCCGAAATCGCCGACACCACGCCGCGCGCGGTGCTGGAGGCATACCACGCGCGAGCGGACGTGCTGTACCGTGAGCTCGATGAGCGCGAGCCCCTGATTGAAGCGGGCCGGCGGCTCTCCGAGCACCGCATCTTCCCGGCCGACGACCAGCTCGACTTCGCTCGCGCCGCGGTCCGCGCCCTGTACCGGGGACGCCCCTACGACGAGGCGGACGCGGCGATGGCGCAGGCACTCACGACAGCGCCCGCCGGTTCGGCCTACGCGTACGCGCTGGAGCTGGGCCGCCACATCAATGCGCTCCGAAGCGACCGGCCTCCTCGTGCCGTGCGGGAGGCCCTGCTCGGCTTCTACCAGCAGCAGAAGGACCCGCTGCGCAGACGGGTCCTGGTTCAGGACGCCGTGGAGCGGGCGGCGGGGCTCGGCGCCGACAGCATCATGGAATCGCTGGCGATGGTCTACGTCGACGACACGCCCCCGGGTAGCGAGGAACGACGCCGCGCCGAGCGGCTCTTTCGCCGCGCACTGATGGGCCGCGCCTACCGGCGGCTGGCGCGGCAACGCCAGGACATGGCGCGTGCGGACTTCGACCTGGTGACGCAGCGGACGGGTTCGCTGGAGAGCGCCGTCGAAGCCATGAACCTGCGCTTGCGAGCCGGCGTCAGTCCGGACGTGGTGGAGAAGGAAGTCACCACCACCGCTCCGAACATGGCGAAGCCGCTCGCGCACTTCGTGAAGGCCTACGTCACCGCGCGCCAGCTCTCCAAGTTGGAGGGGGATGCCCATGCGCAGGCCGTGACCTCGGCGGTGAGGGAGCTGCGTGCCGCGTGGCCGGAGCTGAAGAACCAGCGCGTGGTGCAGGCGCTCCTGGGTGCCATCCATCACGAGGACTTCCTGCGCAACCGCGACCCCGCCGCCGCCGAGCGCGCCAACCGCTACTACATGGTGGCCCTGGACTTGATG from Myxococcus xanthus encodes the following:
- a CDS encoding DUF1318 domain-containing protein, with amino-acid sequence MKHRGLLLWAALATSGCISAPEIVMVDRATALEEQASGSFKDVEQRLARAGMNPTPVPFTPNQLEELGIQPTPLVENIGRTPADRVDDLLRRHCVGEGRDGLLATTRRRCQAGRMTADDMALVERVNRSRQLLWKWMRSARPDVPEVTLRRNWHKVHAEGVVCGGWVEAEDGTWGEKQC